CCGGGCAATCGAGCACCGAGGCGAACAGCGTTCGCGCGCGCGCAATCGTATCGGGATCAAAATCGGCGCCGATGGCGCGCAAGTCCGCCGCCAGGAGTTCGGAATCCATCCGCACCCAGTTGGCCAGCACCTCGTTAACGCGAGTTGCCATCTCGGCAGCGCCAGCCTTCGTGAAGGTCAGGCAGAGGACTTGCTCAGGCCGCACGCCCGGCTCCAGCAGCAGGCGCAGCACGCGCGCGGAAAGCACCTGGGTCTTGCCCGTCCCGGCCGAGGCCGACAGCCACACGCTGTCGCGCGGATCGACAGCGGCGGCCTGATTGTCCTCCAGCGGAAAGACCTTGCCGCTCACGCCTCCCTCTCCTCGCGGCCCTGCCATTCGGCCAGACGCATCAGCTGGTCATACGTATCATAGCCCGGCGCATCGGGATTGAGCCGCGCGGTGAAAGGCTCGTCGCCCAAAATCCAGCGGCTGAGCGCATCGTCGAGATAGGCTTGCGCTTGCGGCAGGAACTCTTCGGGCGGAATTCCGCTGCGCTTGCGGCCTTCCAGCACGGGCGTCGACACATAACCGAAACCGGTTTCCGATTTGGCATCGCGCCCCAGCGACCAGTATTCGAACCGCGTCGGCTCGCCGGTAAGATTTTCGAACCCGCCGGCATTGGCGATCAGGCCGATCGTGCCGAGCTGCAGGGCGTAGCCTGCTTCGACCTCAGCCCCAGAAGGCGGCCGGCCGGTTTTGTAATCGACCACCGCCAGCGAGCCATCGGCCAGGCGGTCGATCCGGTCGGCCTTGCCGAAAATGCGGATGCCACGATGGGTCATCTCGCCCCATTGCTCGATGGCCTCGGGCTTGCGGTCGGCATCCTCTGCGATCTTTGCGGAAACCCATTCCAGTGCCGCCAGCAAGCGCGGTCGCCACAGCGCGCGCATCAGCGGGTGGGCGGACATGGCGCGCATGTGCTTCTCGGCCAGCTCCGCAAGCTCGCCCTCGCCGTTGTGCCAGTCTTCGAGGATCGCGTGCGCCAGTTCCCCCTGCCAGGCAGGCGTCGGCTCGGCATCGAGCAGGTCGAGATCGCGCAGCGAGAGCAGCTTGGAGGCGTAATACTGGTACGGATCGGAGCGCAGCCTATCCAGCCCGGTTACGCTGATATCGCGGCGACGCATTTCGGCTGGCGGGCATGGCTTGGGCTGCTTTGCCGGATCGACTGGCGGCGGATCGTCCAGCCTTCGGGCAAGATCGACGGTCGCCTCGTCCGTCGCATCCTCGGTCATCTTCTGGCCGAGCAAAGCGCGCACGCGCAGCAGGAACCGGCTGGCGATGGCGGGCCCTGCCAGATCGCGCCGCGCGCGGCTGAGGACAACCTCCGGCGCGCCGAGCATCCCGGCAAGGTCGTGCGCGGAAAGGCCGATGCGGAAATCCGCACCCGGTACGCCAAGCGCCCGCAGCACGCCGGGCGAGAGCAGCGGATCGGTCGACGGGCGCGGTGGCCATGTCCCTTCGTTCAGACCGGCGCAAATGACGAGGTCCGCCCGCGTCATGCGCGCTTCCAGCAGGCCGTAGATCGCCACGCGGGGATGGCCGCCATAGGGCGGGCGCACAGCCACGGTATCCATTGCATCGCGCAGGACGCGCGGCAGGTCTTCCGCGGCGAGCGGCGTCGTGACGTCACGCGCATTGAGGCGCAAATTTTCCACAAAGTTCGACAGCGCGCGCCCATCCTCCCGCGCCCAGATATTCTCGCCGCACAGGGCCTCAGCCGTGGCGGCGAGCCCGTCCAGCCATGTCGCAAGATCGCCTTCGGCTGGCATATCGAGCAGAGGCGACAGGATCGCTTCGACCTCTTGCCACCATTCGCCGACCCCGGCCTTCGCAGCGAGCGGGCGCAACGGCGAAAGCCCCGCTTCCTTGCGCGGACCGCGCAGTCTCAGCTCGAATTTGCGAGCGGAGCGCAACCACGCATTGCGCTCGTCACCGGCCTTTGCCAGCGGGTGCTGCAGCAGAGCCATGAGCGGTACGGGCGCAGCCTTTTCCGCCGCGACTTCGGCCAGCAGAAGCAAGACCCGCCCTGCCGCCGTTTCGCCCAGCGGTTGACCAGCGGAGTCGTCCGCTTGAATAATCCAGCGGCGCAAATGCTGCGCAACGCGGCCTGCCAGACCGCGATCCGGCGTAACCACGGCAACCCGCTTCTCCGGCGTCTCCAGCGCTTCCCGCACCAGCAGCGCGACAGACTGCGCCTCCTCTTCCGGATTGGCTGCCTCGATCAGGCGGACGCCTGCCAGTCGGCGTTTCGCGGCGGGTAGGTCCACCCACGCCTTGCTCGACTCGGGCGGCAGGAACAGGCTGGAAATGGCGTGGCTGCGCGCTGGCGGTCCCTTGCCGATACCCGCGCGGTGCCATGGCTGCACCTCGGCGCGGGCCACACCCATGCGATTGAGCAGCAGTTTCAGATGGTATTGCGGGTGAGTGACGGCGTCGCCGCGCGCAAACGGCGTCTCGCCCGATGTGTCGCCTGCGCTTCCAAGCTCGTCCCACACGACATCGCTCATCGACAGGTCGAGATCGGGCAAGACGACAGCGCCCTTCGGCAATTGCGACACGGTTTTCAGCAATCGCGCGAGTGCAGGCGCGGCGCTGGTGACACCGGCGGCGACGAAAGGCGTTTCCGGCGGATTATCGCGCATACGCTTCGCCGCTTCGGTGAAGAGCAGGTTGCGCCGGGCGGAGGCATCAAGCTGCCCAGCCTCCTGCAATTCCGCCAGCCACAGGCGTTGCAGGGTGGCAAAGAGATGCAGGTTTTCGCGCCAATGGTCCGACAGGTCGCCGACAAGGTCTAGCACGGCGTCGGACAGAAGATCCTCCGGTGCGATCTCTTCGACCAGCAGGCGGTCCATAACCTGCCCCGTCTCGCGCGCGAGGTTCAGCAGCGCAGCACCCTTGGGCGCATCATCGCCCTTCACCTGCCTGATGAGCGCGGCGAGGCGCACCCAACGGCGCGTGGGATCGGCAGCGGGCGGGATGGCAGCGCCAGCGCCCAGCGAATCGAACAACGGCCCCAGCGCTTCGTCCAGGTCGAGATCGCCCACCAGCACCATGCGCGGCATGAGCAAGCCGTGAGAACCAGTTTCTCCCGCATGACGCACGAAAGCTTCGGAGATGGTGCGCGCGGCGCGGGCGCTGGGCAGCAAGAGCGTCAAGCGAGCGAGGCCGAAGTCGCCTTCCGCATAGCGAGGCACGAGCCCTGCAACCAATGCGTCGGCAAAGCCGCGATGGGCGGCGATGGAATAGATGTTCGGCGCGGCGTGCTCAGACATTCCGCAGCGCGGCTTCGGTAGGCTTGATGGCTTCCGGCGTGCCGACTTCGAACCACTGCCCGGTGAAATGCGTGCCGAATAGCCGCCCTTCCTCGATGGCGCGGCTCCAGAGGACATTAGTGCTGAATTTGCCTTCCGGCGCATCACGCAGCAGCCGCTTCGAGATCAATTGGATGCCGGTAAAAATGTAGGGCGCGATCCGGCCCGGCTTCCGGCGGCTGACGCGGCCCAACGGGTCCATGTGGAAATCGCCATCGCCGCGGAAGTTGTGCGCACCTGTGTGCGGCACCAGCAGCAACAGCGCGTCCATCGCATCCTCATCCCAAGCGGAGGAAAGATCGGCAAAGCAATCCCGCGGTCCGTCCAGCCAGATATTGTCGGAGTTGAGACAGAAAAATGTGTCGGGCAGGTGGTCTTTTGCATGGACCAGCCCGCCGCCTGTCTCCAGCAGCTGTGCGCGCTCATCGGAAACGGTGATGGCGGGGCTGGACCGCTCCCTCACATGCGCTTCGAGGCTGTCGGCGAGGTAATGCACATTGACCACGGCCTTGACGATACCCGCCTCGGACAGCCTATCTAAAGCGTGGTCTATCAAGGGTTTGCCAGCCACTCTTACCATGGGTTTGGGCTGCGTTGCGGTGAGCGGACGCATGCGCTTGCCTATCCCTGCCGCCATTACCATGGCGGTATCCGATGCGAGTGTGCTCATGCAGAAATCGCTCCACGCCTGGCGCGTGTGTCAGCGGGAATATTGGCATCGAACCACGCTGCGACGGGCGCCAACGCCGGATGCTCGAGGTCGCGCTCCATAGCCTCCCACACGCGCGGGATCATGGCGAGGTAGCGGTCCTTGCCGTCGCGCTTCCACAACCGCGCGAAAATACCGACGATCTTGGCGTTGCGCTGCGCTCCGAGCCGCGCATAGTCCGCTTCGAAATCGGGATCGGTATCGATGCGAGAGCGGTAATGGTTGAGCATCGCCTGCTCCAGTTGCGGCGATACATCGCGCCGCGCATCCTGCAACAGCGAGACAAGATCGTAAGCCGGGTGTCCAGACAGGGCATCCTGGAAATCGATCAGTCCCTGCTCGCCCGAATACTGCCCTTCCGGCCCAAGCAACATGATGTTTTCGGCATGATAATCGCGCAGCACCGTGACGCCCGGCTGCTGACGCAGCAATAGCGGGCCAAGCGCCTCTCGCCATGCGGCGAGGAAGCCCATGGAATCGACCTCGATACCGGCGGCGGGGCAGAACCAGTCGGGCAGCAGCGAGACCTCGCGCAGATATGTCTCCAGCGAATACGGATCGAAGGGACCGGCGGGGCGGTTGTGCAGCGCCACCAGCGCATCGACGGCATCCTGATATGCCCGATGTTCCTCCTGCGGATGGATGTCGAGCCAGTCGCGCATCCGGTCATTGCCGAAATCCTCGGTCAGCACCCAGCCCGCCTGTGCATCTTCCGACAGGATGGCAGGCGCGCGCATGTTGTGATCCGAAAGCCACCGCGCGACATGCAGGAAGGGCCGCGGGTCTTCTTCAGGTGGCCGGGCATACATCAGCATCGCCGTGCCATCACCGCGGCGCAGGCGGAAATAGCGGCGGAAACTCGCATCGCCGGGGATCGGTTCGATAACCGCATCGCTCCAGCCCGCTTTGCCGAGAAAATCGCGGATGCCTTCGGGCAAGTCATTCATGGCATGCGTCCTTGCCAATCCGCGCCGCCTTCCACAACGGCCATGCGCCCTTGCCCACGGATTTCGAGCGCGATTTGCAGGCAGGCTGGCTCATGCACGAAGCCGCCGGCGTGATCGGGCCATTCCGCCAGCAGCACGGCACCGTCGCGATAGTCATCAAGCCCGATCTCCTCGGCCTCCTGCGGGCTTTTGAGCCGGTAGAAGTCGGCATGGACCACGGGCGGGGCGAGATGGTCGTATGTTTCGACGATGGTGAAAGTGGGTGACGGCACTTCGCCCTCATGGCCCAGAGCGCGCAGGATCGCGCGCGACAGTGTCGTCTTGCCCGTTCCCAGATCGCCGCTGAGAGACACGACGTCGCCCGCGCGCAGTTTCGCGGCGAGGCGCGCGCCAAGATCGTTCATGGCTGCAAGGTCGGGCAGGTCGATATTCAAGGCAGCAATACCGTCGCCGTGGTGCCTGCACCCTTTTCCGACTGGATTTCAAGCCGGCCCCCATGCGCCTCGATCAGCTGGCGCGCCAATGGCAGGCCGAGGCCGCGCTTTCCGTCACCGCCATCGTCGCCCGGCAAGCGGTAGCCGTCCAAAGCGCGGGCAAGCTCGCTAGGCTTCATGCCCTCGCCATTGTCGGAGATAACGATGCGCGCGCCCGATTTTCGGCGAGTCAGCGCCACGAGGATGCGGCCATTGGCAGGCGTTGCGCTGATGGCATTGTCGAGCAGATTGCCGACCGCCCGGCCCAGTTGGCGGGGGTCCGCATGGACGCTGCCCGCGCCCTTGTCGCCGCGCAGATCCAGCGTGACATTCTTCGCTTCGATCGCTTCCTCGCGAGCGCGGACGATCTGCGTGGTGAAATTGAGCAGGTCCACCTCCTCGGTCGCAATCGGCAACAATCCCGCCTCGCTCTGCGTCAGATCGAGCACGCTTTCGATCTGCTGCGACAAGCGCTCCACCGAAGCAATGATCGCGCCGACATATTCCTTGCCCTGATCGCTGAGATCGCCCGCCATGCCGGATTGCAGCAATTCGGCGAAACCGCCGATGGAGGTAAGCGGCGTGCGGAATTCGTAGGACATATTGGCAAGGAAGCGCGTCTTCACCGCGTCGGCCTCTTCCAGCGCCGACGCGCGTTCGCGCAAGGCTTCTTCGGCCTTCGTGGAATCGGTCACATCCATCACGGTCAGCAGGCCATTGCCATCGGGCAGCGGCACGCCTGCGAACTCCAGCGTACGCCCGTCGGACAGCACGACGCGCCCGCCCCTCTCCTTACGCTCCAACGTGGCCTCGCGCACGACTTCGCCGATGGCCTTGCGCTGCGCGGGGCGCGCGAGGCGATTGGAAATGCGGTCGAGCAGCTGATCAACATGGGGGTGCTTGTCGAGCACCTCGTCGGGCAGGCCCCAGATCGCGGGAAAACTGCGGTTCCACAGCTGCATACGTCCATCGGGCGCGAAGACAGCGAGCGACTCGAACAGCGAATCGAAGGTCGCCGTGCGCGTCCGCAGCAGCGTGTCGCGCGTTGCGGATAGAGCGAGCTGTTCGGACCTGTCTTCGGCCACGAGAACCAGACCGCCATCGGGCATGGGCTGCGCCACGATGCGCAAATGCGTGCTGTCCGGCAGAGACCAGGCGTCCTCCACCGGGTCGTCCTCGATAAACCAGCTGACCAGTTCGTCACGCCATTCGGGGAAGTCGCGGACTTCGGGCAACCGGCCTTGGTCGCGCGCCATGTCGAGAAACCGCTCGAAACGCGGCGGGTCCACCTGCGCCGCATTCGGCAGGGCGAAAATGCGCTGGAAAGGCTGGTTGGCGAAGATCATTCGCTTGTTCGCATCGAATTGCGCCACGCCGACCGAGAGTTGGTCCAGCATGGATCGCTGCGCGGCGCGGAAGGCGCGGAAGGCACGCGTCT
This sequence is a window from Aurantiacibacter gangjinensis. Protein-coding genes within it:
- the tsaE gene encoding tRNA (adenosine(37)-N6)-threonylcarbamoyltransferase complex ATPase subunit type 1 TsaE, translated to MNIDLPDLAAMNDLGARLAAKLRAGDVVSLSGDLGTGKTTLSRAILRALGHEGEVPSPTFTIVETYDHLAPPVVHADFYRLKSPQEAEEIGLDDYRDGAVLLAEWPDHAGGFVHEPACLQIALEIRGQGRMAVVEGGADWQGRMP
- a CDS encoding aminoglycoside phosphotransferase family protein, whose amino-acid sequence is MNDLPEGIRDFLGKAGWSDAVIEPIPGDASFRRYFRLRRGDGTAMLMYARPPEEDPRPFLHVARWLSDHNMRAPAILSEDAQAGWVLTEDFGNDRMRDWLDIHPQEEHRAYQDAVDALVALHNRPAGPFDPYSLETYLREVSLLPDWFCPAAGIEVDSMGFLAAWREALGPLLLRQQPGVTVLRDYHAENIMLLGPEGQYSGEQGLIDFQDALSGHPAYDLVSLLQDARRDVSPQLEQAMLNHYRSRIDTDPDFEADYARLGAQRNAKIVGIFARLWKRDGKDRYLAMIPRVWEAMERDLEHPALAPVAAWFDANIPADTRARRGAISA
- a CDS encoding PD-(D/E)XK nuclease family protein, with product MSEHAAPNIYSIAAHRGFADALVAGLVPRYAEGDFGLARLTLLLPSARAARTISEAFVRHAGETGSHGLLMPRMVLVGDLDLDEALGPLFDSLGAGAAIPPAADPTRRWVRLAALIRQVKGDDAPKGAALLNLARETGQVMDRLLVEEIAPEDLLSDAVLDLVGDLSDHWRENLHLFATLQRLWLAELQEAGQLDASARRNLLFTEAAKRMRDNPPETPFVAAGVTSAAPALARLLKTVSQLPKGAVVLPDLDLSMSDVVWDELGSAGDTSGETPFARGDAVTHPQYHLKLLLNRMGVARAEVQPWHRAGIGKGPPARSHAISSLFLPPESSKAWVDLPAAKRRLAGVRLIEAANPEEEAQSVALLVREALETPEKRVAVVTPDRGLAGRVAQHLRRWIIQADDSAGQPLGETAAGRVLLLLAEVAAEKAAPVPLMALLQHPLAKAGDERNAWLRSARKFELRLRGPRKEAGLSPLRPLAAKAGVGEWWQEVEAILSPLLDMPAEGDLATWLDGLAATAEALCGENIWAREDGRALSNFVENLRLNARDVTTPLAAEDLPRVLRDAMDTVAVRPPYGGHPRVAIYGLLEARMTRADLVICAGLNEGTWPPRPSTDPLLSPGVLRALGVPGADFRIGLSAHDLAGMLGAPEVVLSRARRDLAGPAIASRFLLRVRALLGQKMTEDATDEATVDLARRLDDPPPVDPAKQPKPCPPAEMRRRDISVTGLDRLRSDPYQYYASKLLSLRDLDLLDAEPTPAWQGELAHAILEDWHNGEGELAELAEKHMRAMSAHPLMRALWRPRLLAALEWVSAKIAEDADRKPEAIEQWGEMTHRGIRIFGKADRIDRLADGSLAVVDYKTGRPPSGAEVEAGYALQLGTIGLIANAGGFENLTGEPTRFEYWSLGRDAKSETGFGYVSTPVLEGRKRSGIPPEEFLPQAQAYLDDALSRWILGDEPFTARLNPDAPGYDTYDQLMRLAEWQGREEREA
- a CDS encoding PAS domain-containing sensor histidine kinase, with product MELTPTALALLGLMLAAWTFGAVWLVVGALQRQRAARSARSTVRRLSRIIDNSPAIPLLVRPDGKIEGPDRLAAWLGLDKLPDFISELDGEEGGLSEYDQKELFEAIRRTQKTAAAFTMVVTPRGSQRSLAVRGQLADPVVASGGAAMVWFFDFSESQGELSRLRAETARARNDFAALVGLIEAAPMPMWFRGPELDLRLVNSAYVAAVGAKDAASVVEQQVELIETVDGLTAAQVAGQAHSRDLPVERIVQATVGSQRRTLRVSDLPLGAEGVAGYAIDIEEMEEQTRAFRAFRAAQRSMLDQLSVGVAQFDANKRMIFANQPFQRIFALPNAAQVDPPRFERFLDMARDQGRLPEVRDFPEWRDELVSWFIEDDPVEDAWSLPDSTHLRIVAQPMPDGGLVLVAEDRSEQLALSATRDTLLRTRTATFDSLFESLAVFAPDGRMQLWNRSFPAIWGLPDEVLDKHPHVDQLLDRISNRLARPAQRKAIGEVVREATLERKERGGRVVLSDGRTLEFAGVPLPDGNGLLTVMDVTDSTKAEEALRERASALEEADAVKTRFLANMSYEFRTPLTSIGGFAELLQSGMAGDLSDQGKEYVGAIIASVERLSQQIESVLDLTQSEAGLLPIATEEVDLLNFTTQIVRAREEAIEAKNVTLDLRGDKGAGSVHADPRQLGRAVGNLLDNAISATPANGRILVALTRRKSGARIVISDNGEGMKPSELARALDGYRLPGDDGGDGKRGLGLPLARQLIEAHGGRLEIQSEKGAGTTATVLLP
- a CDS encoding nucleotidyltransferase family protein, coding for MSTLASDTAMVMAAGIGKRMRPLTATQPKPMVRVAGKPLIDHALDRLSEAGIVKAVVNVHYLADSLEAHVRERSSPAITVSDERAQLLETGGGLVHAKDHLPDTFFCLNSDNIWLDGPRDCFADLSSAWDEDAMDALLLLVPHTGAHNFRGDGDFHMDPLGRVSRRKPGRIAPYIFTGIQLISKRLLRDAPEGKFSTNVLWSRAIEEGRLFGTHFTGQWFEVGTPEAIKPTEAALRNV